In a genomic window of Pseudoxanthomonas indica:
- the accC gene encoding acetyl-CoA carboxylase biotin carboxylase subunit, whose protein sequence is MLDKVVIANRGEIALRILRACHTLGIRTVAVHSTVDRNLKHVAMADESVCIGPAPSTDSYLNVPAIIAAAEVTDAQAIHPGYGFLSENADFAERVEQSGFIFIGPKADTIRLMGDKVEAIRAMKAAGVPCVPGSGGPLGDDIVANTKVAREIGYPVIIKAAGGGGGRGMRVVHAEAALSNSIATTKSEAKAAFGNDQVYMEKFLENPRHVEIQVLADGQGNAIHLGERDCSMQRRHQKVVEEAPAPGITEAQRAEIGKVCVEACLRIGYRGAGTFEFLYENGRFYFIEMNTRIQVEHPVTERITGIDLVCEQLRIAAGRPLSIKQEDIVMRGHAIECRINAEDPETFMPHPGLIQHFHPPGGPGVRVDTHIYEGYRVPPNYDSMIGKLIVHGPDRETAIARMRVALSEMVVDGIKTNIPLQQRIMRDQGFQAGGQNIHYLEKRLAERKNKSIALV, encoded by the coding sequence ATGCTAGACAAAGTCGTCATCGCCAATCGGGGTGAAATCGCGCTGCGTATCCTGCGCGCGTGCCACACCCTGGGCATTCGTACGGTCGCCGTGCATTCCACGGTCGATCGCAATCTCAAGCATGTGGCCATGGCCGATGAGTCGGTCTGCATCGGCCCGGCGCCTTCCACCGACAGTTACCTCAACGTGCCGGCGATCATCGCTGCCGCGGAGGTCACCGACGCCCAGGCGATCCATCCGGGTTACGGCTTCCTCAGCGAGAACGCGGACTTCGCCGAGCGCGTGGAGCAGTCCGGCTTCATCTTCATCGGGCCCAAGGCCGACACCATCCGCCTGATGGGCGACAAGGTCGAAGCCATCCGCGCGATGAAGGCCGCGGGCGTGCCCTGCGTGCCGGGTTCCGGTGGTCCGCTGGGTGACGACATCGTCGCCAACACCAAGGTGGCGCGCGAGATCGGCTACCCGGTCATCATCAAGGCCGCCGGTGGCGGCGGCGGTCGCGGCATGCGCGTGGTCCACGCCGAAGCCGCACTGAGCAACTCCATCGCCACCACCAAGTCCGAAGCCAAGGCGGCCTTCGGCAATGATCAGGTGTACATGGAGAAGTTCCTGGAGAATCCACGCCATGTGGAAATCCAGGTGCTGGCCGACGGCCAGGGCAATGCCATCCATCTGGGCGAGCGCGACTGCTCGATGCAGCGTCGCCACCAGAAAGTGGTGGAAGAAGCGCCTGCACCGGGGATCACCGAAGCCCAGCGCGCCGAGATCGGCAAGGTCTGCGTCGAGGCCTGCCTGCGCATCGGCTATCGCGGCGCTGGCACGTTCGAGTTCCTGTACGAGAACGGTCGCTTCTACTTCATCGAAATGAACACCCGCATCCAGGTGGAGCACCCGGTCACCGAGCGCATCACCGGCATCGACCTGGTCTGCGAGCAGCTGCGCATCGCCGCCGGTCGCCCGCTGTCGATCAAGCAGGAAGACATCGTGATGCGCGGCCATGCGATCGAGTGCCGCATCAATGCCGAGGATCCGGAAACCTTCATGCCGCATCCGGGCCTGATCCAGCATTTCCATCCGCCGGGTGGCCCGGGCGTGCGCGTGGACACGCATATCTACGAAGGCTATCGCGTGCCGCCGAACTACGATTCCATGATCGGCAAACTGATCGTGCACGGCCCGGATCGCGAGACCGCGATTGCGCGCATGCGCGTGGCGCTGAGCGAAATGGTGGTGGACGGCATCAAGACCAACATCCCGCTGCAGCAGCGGATCATGCGCGACCAGGGTTTCCAGGCCGGTGGCCAGAACATCCACTATCTGGAAAAGCGCCTGGCCGAACGCAAGAACAAGTCGATCGCGCTGGTCTGA
- the accB gene encoding acetyl-CoA carboxylase biotin carboxyl carrier protein — protein MDLRKIKKLIDLLEESNLAEIEIKEGEESVRLARVPKGGYVAAAAAPAPLQVEARPAAPMPMSSPTDASTGGTAKPASNLPDGHVMRAPMVGTFYTSPSPDKPAFVTVGQTVKAGDTLAIIEAMKMFNPIEADVSGTVQAVLAESGQPVEFDQPLFVIS, from the coding sequence ATGGATCTGCGCAAAATCAAGAAACTCATCGACCTGCTGGAAGAGTCGAACCTCGCCGAAATCGAGATCAAGGAAGGCGAAGAGTCCGTGCGCCTGGCGCGCGTGCCCAAGGGCGGCTATGTCGCCGCCGCGGCCGCACCCGCACCGCTGCAGGTCGAAGCCCGCCCCGCCGCGCCCATGCCGATGAGTTCGCCCACTGACGCCTCGACCGGCGGCACCGCCAAGCCGGCCAGCAACCTGCCCGACGGCCATGTGATGCGCGCGCCGATGGTCGGCACGTTCTACACCTCGCCCTCGCCGGACAAGCCGGCGTTCGTCACCGTGGGCCAGACCGTCAAGGCCGGCGACACCTTGGCGATCATCGAAGCCATGAAGATGTTCAACCCCATCGAGGCCGACGTTTCCGGCACCGTCCAGGCCGTATTGGCCGAAAGCGGCCAGCCGGTGGAATTCGACCAGCCGCTGTTCGTGATCAGCTGA
- the aroQ gene encoding type II 3-dehydroquinate dehydratase — protein MAKLLVLHGPNLNLLGTREPEVYGRTTLADIDAGLVEQARQAGHELESFQSNGEHELVNRVQAARADGTGFVLINPAAFTHTSVALRDALAAVALPFIEIHLSNPHSREPFRHHSYFSDLAVGVVCGFGADSYRYALDAALTRLSA, from the coding sequence ATGGCAAAGCTGCTGGTCCTGCATGGCCCCAACCTCAATCTGCTCGGCACCCGCGAGCCGGAGGTCTATGGCCGCACGACCCTGGCTGACATCGACGCCGGGCTGGTGGAGCAGGCCCGCCAGGCCGGCCATGAACTGGAGAGCTTCCAGTCCAATGGCGAGCACGAACTGGTCAACCGGGTGCAGGCCGCCCGCGCCGACGGCACCGGCTTCGTGCTGATCAACCCGGCCGCCTTCACCCATACCTCGGTCGCCCTGCGCGACGCTTTGGCGGCAGTGGCCCTGCCCTTCATCGAAATCCACCTGTCCAACCCGCACAGCCGCGAGCCGTTCCGCCACCACAGCTACTTCAGCGATCTGGCGGTGGGCGTGGTCTGCGGGTTTGGCGCCGACAGCTATCGCTATGCACTGGACGCCGCGCTGACGCGGTTGTCCGCCTGA
- a CDS encoding helix-turn-helix domain-containing protein: protein MTSPHPTIGGLLRSLRTRKGWTLKEMSEQSGIPLSTLSKVEHDRLTLTYDKLLQLSQRLNLRMSELFAEEDEVAEAPVTARRSIGRIEDAIRVNTPNYEYYYLCPELRRKRMIPVLTRVRAKSIEEFGNLVHHSGEEYIHVLEGRAEVHTEFYDPVILEVGQAVYIDSNMGHAYIAAEGCDEVLLLGVCSSADEQLMESLMTLHGDEAAAASPAALRLKKPAATPTAAAPAAPRKKTGKR, encoded by the coding sequence ATGACATCGCCACACCCCACCATCGGCGGCCTGCTGCGTTCTTTGCGCACCCGCAAAGGCTGGACGCTCAAGGAAATGAGCGAGCAATCAGGCATTCCGCTGTCCACCCTGTCCAAGGTGGAACACGACCGCCTGACCCTGACCTACGACAAGCTGTTGCAGCTGAGCCAGCGCCTGAACCTGCGCATGTCCGAGCTGTTTGCCGAAGAGGACGAAGTGGCCGAGGCGCCGGTGACCGCGCGCCGCAGCATCGGCCGCATCGAGGACGCGATCCGGGTCAACACGCCCAACTACGAGTATTACTACCTGTGCCCGGAACTTCGGCGTAAGCGCATGATTCCAGTGCTGACCCGGGTGCGCGCCAAGAGCATCGAGGAATTCGGCAACCTGGTGCACCACTCCGGCGAGGAGTACATCCACGTGCTGGAAGGCCGCGCCGAGGTCCACACCGAGTTCTACGACCCGGTGATCCTGGAAGTGGGCCAGGCCGTCTATATCGACTCCAACATGGGCCATGCCTACATCGCCGCCGAGGGCTGCGACGAAGTCCTGCTGCTGGGTGTGTGCTCCAGCGCCGATGAGCAGTTGATGGAATCGCTGATGACCCTGCACGGCGACGAGGCGGCGGCGGCCAGCCCGGCCGCCCTGCGGCTGAAGAAGCCAGCTGCCACACCCACAGCAGCTGCACCTGCAGCGCCCCGCAAGAAAACTGGCAAGCGCTGA